In the genome of Clostridia bacterium, one region contains:
- a CDS encoding rubredoxin — MRKLWKCTVCGYIHEGESAPENCPKCGASKEKFNELNPEDAEKIYKSDRTNDIHMEIIGLAMKITALSEEGIKLNLDPACVASFEKAKNAAWIMKQIAKAELAGHMGKGKW, encoded by the coding sequence ATGAGAAAACTGTGGAAATGTACTGTATGCGGATACATACATGAAGGTGAGAGTGCACCTGAAAATTGCCCGAAATGCGGCGCGTCAAAGGAAAAATTCAATGAATTGAATCCGGAAGATGCGGAAAAGATTTATAAATCAGACAGAACTAACGATATTCATATGGAAATTATCGGGCTTGCTATGAAAATTACAGCTTTAAGTGAAGAAGGGATAAAGCTAAATCTTGATCCCGCATGTGTAGCCTCTTTTGAAAAAGCTAAAAACGCAGCTTGGATTATGAAGCAGATTGCAAAAGCCGAACTGGCCGGTCATATGGGTAAAGGAAAATGGTGA